CTAGCTGTTTGCTGTGCCGCCATGAACGCACAGATTCCCATTGCGCATTTATACGGCGGGGAGACAACCGAGGGGGCCATTGATGAGAGCATCCGCCACGCAATCACTAAGATGAGCTATCTGCATTTTACCAGTACTGAGGAATACCGGAGGCGGGTGATTCAATTGGGCGAAGCGCCTGAACGCGTCTTTAAAGTCGGCGCCATGGGAGTCGAAAATATTCTTTCGATAAAGCTGCTCTCAAAAGAAGCGTTGGAGGCGAGTATTGCGTTCAAACTAGATAAGCCCTACGTAGTGATTACCTTCCACCCCGTCACCTTAGAAAAAAACCAGGTTGAACAACAATTTGACGCCCTGTTAAGTGCCTGTGATGCCCATCCGGAGATGCAGTTCATTTTCACCAAAGCTAATTCCGATGCTCATGGAAGAATCATCAACCAGAAGATCGATGACTATGCGTGTAAGCACGAAAATGCCATTGCCTTTGAATCCCTGGGCATGCTCCGTTATCTGAGCGCTTTAAAATACGCACAGATGATCATTGGCAATTCCTCCAGCGGTTTGATTGAGGTCCCCAGCTTTCATATTCCCACCATCAATATCGGTGACCGCCAGAAGGGCAGGATACAGGGAGAAACCGTCATTAACTGTTCGCCTGAAAAAGATGCTGTCCTAAAAGCAATGGATCAGGCGAATGATCCAGCGTTCAGGGAAAGCATACAGGATGCGGTAAACCCTTACGGCGATGGAAAGACCAGTGACAGGATGATTGAAGTGCTCGCTGATTTTTTGATGAATGATCGGATAAATTTGAAAAAGAAGTTTTATGATATAGAGGTTTTGAATGTATAAAGGAAAAAGGATTCTCGCAGTAATACCAGCACGCAGCGGCTCCAAAGGGCTTCCTGATAAAAATATTAAAGAGCTCAACGACAAACCTTTGCTGGCGTATACGATTGAAGCAGCTCAAAAGACAAAAGTAATTGATGAAATTTTTGTATCCACCGATTCAGAAGCGTATAAAGAAATAGCAGAGGCATATGGTGCCAATGTTCCTTTTTTAAGGCACAATACATTAGCGACAGATACGGCCTCCTCTTGGGATGTCGTCAAAGAAGCGGTCATTGAATACGAAAAGCTGGAGCAGAGGTTTGATATTTGTCTGCTTTTGCAGCCAACCTCCCCACTCAGAACAGAAAAAGATATTTTAAACGCACTGGAGATATTTATCAAAAAAGGTGCGAATACAGTAGTGTCGGTATGCGAGACTGATCATTCACCATTATGGGAAAATACACTGCCTGAAGATGGAAATATGAGCAATTTTTTTGATAAAGTCATTACTGGAAAAAGAAGACAGGATTTACCGATTTATTATCGGATCAATGGTGCTGTTTATATTATAAAAAAAAAGCATTTAATGACAAATACTGAAATATACGATGATAAAAGTTTTGCTGTGATTATGGATAAACAGAGCTCGGTCGATATTGATGATCAGTTTGATTTTATGATGGCTGAGATTTTGCTGAGGTTTAAATATGGTAAATGAAAAGAAAAAGGAACCTAAAATTAGTATAATTGTACCAGTGTATAACGTAGAAAAGTATCTATCAAGATGTATAGAATCTTTAATAAATCAAACATTAAGCGATATTGAAATTATTTTAGTGAATGATGCATCACCTGATAATTCACTTAGTATCATGAAAAAATATCAGAAACAAGATCCAAATAGAATTGTAATTATTGACTCAAAAGTAAATAAAAAGCAAGGTGGAGCTAGAAATTTAGGATTAGCAAAAGCTTGTGGAGAATACATTTGCTTTGTCGATAGCGATGATTGGGTTGAAAAAAAACTCTGTGAAAAAGTTTACGAAAGAGCCATTAGTACAAATGCTGAAATTATTTTTTATGATGCATTAGAGACAAAGGATGGAATACAAGGAATATATCTCAAAATGGCCGATGAAAAAAATATGGGGATCATTACCGAAGAAAAAAGAAGGAGACTTATTTTAAATCCAGGTTCATGTTGGGCTAAAGTATATAAAAGATGCTTATTGTTAGATAATGAAATTAAATATCCTGAAAATATTTTTTATGAAGATAATTGTCAAGCCCATATCCCAATGTTGTATGTTAAAAAATGTGATTATATAAAAGAACCCTTATATAATTATTTTCAAGATAATATAAATAGTACAACAAAGAGTGTAGATATTCGAAAAATGAGTGATCGATGTCAATCAGCTATGTTATTCATTCAAGAAGTTCAACACAGAAAATTATATGAAACATATAAAGATGAGATCGATTATGTTTTTTTGAACTATTTTTACTTTACTACAGCTAAGGCTCTAGTGCTTCGATTCAAAAAAGTACCAAAAAAATTTCTAAAAAAATAATATTATATATAAAAAATAATTATTCTGTGTATCAAGAGAATCTATACTTTAAAAATAAAGCAAGAATAAATCAATTATCAGTCAATATATTTTTTTATAATATTACTTTAGCTATTTGTGTTTATAAGCTAATAAGAATTACCATAAAATTAATGAAAAAAATAGGAATAAGAAGGAAAAAAAATTATTCTAGGTTGAGAAATGAATAATAAATTAAAAAACATCGCAAAGAGCTTTTCGTTATCTCTATCAGCTAATATAGTGTCATTATTAATATCGGTATTAACAGTATTAATTGTGCCAAAAGTATTAGATATAACACAGTATAGTTATTGGCAATTATATATTTTTTATTCTGGTTATGTGGCTTTTTTTCATTTTGGATGGGTAGATGGTATATATTTACGTTATGGAGGACAAGAGTATACTAAACTAAAAAAAGAAAGATTTGTAACGCAATTTTGGCTGTTAACAAGTTTTGAGATAATACTATTCTTAATACTAGTTAGTTCTGTCTATTTTTTGATACCTGATAATGAAAAGAGTATAATTTTAATCTTTACTTTCATATCTGGATTTTTATCAATTTTGAAAACCTTTTTTTTGTTTATTTTACAAGCGACATATCTTATTAAGAAATATTCTTTTATTACTATACTTGATAGAATTTTATCCGGAATATTTATAATAATTTTAGTAGTATTAAAAATATCAAGCTATAAGGTATATATAATTATCGATTTGGTTACTAAAGTTATTTCTCTTTTATATGCAATTATAAGTTGTAAGGATATTGTGTTTGGAAAATATGAAAATCTTAGGTCTGGGATAAAAGAGGCTTTTGACAATATAAAAGTTGGTATTAAAATTCTATTAGCTTATATTGCAAGTTCTTTAATAATAGGTATTGTTAGATTTGGCATTGAGCAAAACTGGGATATAGCTACTTTTGGAAAAGTATCAATGACATTAAGTTTATCCAGTTTATTGATGGTATTTATTAATGCCGTAAGTAATATAATGTTTCCACTTTTAAAGCGAGAAAAAAATGAAAGTTTGCCGCTAATATATACAAGAATAAGAACAATTCTAATGCCTATATTATGTGGAACAATGTTGCTTTATTATCCTTTTAAGGTTATTTTGAATATTTGGCTGCCTCAATACTGTGAAAGTATTGAATATATGGCTTTAATGTTTCCTATGTGTATTTTTGAAAGTAAAATGTCATTGCTTGTTAATACATATTTAAAAGCTTTACGTAAAGAAAATACTATTTTTATAGTAAATATAATTTCAGTTATTATGAGTATTTTTGTGACTTTAATTTCAGTATACATATGTAACGATCTTAAACTTACAGTTGTCTCTATTGTTTTGCTCTTGGCATTCAGATGTATTTTTGCAGAACTTCTTCTGGAAAGAAGTTTGAAAATAAAGATAAAAAATGATATAGTTTGTGAGTTTAGCTTAGCAAGTTTGTTTATTATTTTGAATTGGAATGGAGGATCAATAACTTCAGGGGTCATATATTTCGTTGCATTTGTAATCTATGTTTTGTATAAAAAACGACAAATTAGAGATGTATATTTAGAGTGTAGAAAAATACTATAGATATACATTTATGATGTAGTTAAAATTGGATTGATTTAATTAGGTGTAAACAACAACATTATCGCAACAAGACTGGGTGGGTTCAATATCTCGAAACGCCTGTATTTATATCGCATTGGCATTGTCAGCGTTGGCTTTATGCTCATCAATTTGACCTATGATTTTCCGATTCTTCGATGGATCATTATTCTTATATTAGAGTGTGATTTAA
This region of Eubacterium sp. 1001713B170207_170306_E7 genomic DNA includes:
- a CDS encoding acylneuraminate cytidylyltransferase family protein produces the protein MYKGKRILAVIPARSGSKGLPDKNIKELNDKPLLAYTIEAAQKTKVIDEIFVSTDSEAYKEIAEAYGANVPFLRHNTLATDTASSWDVVKEAVIEYEKLEQRFDICLLLQPTSPLRTEKDILNALEIFIKKGANTVVSVCETDHSPLWENTLPEDGNMSNFFDKVITGKRRQDLPIYYRINGAVYIIKKKHLMTNTEIYDDKSFAVIMDKQSSVDIDDQFDFMMAEILLRFKYGK
- the neuC gene encoding UDP-N-acetylglucosamine 2-epimerase; the protein is MKKICIVTATRAEYGLLSPIIKKLDQNPCFDVRVVATGAHLSPEFGLTYREIEKDKIVIDQKIEILMSSDTPVSISKSMGLAMISFAEYFNRTNPDMLIVLGDRYETLAVCCAAMNAQIPIAHLYGGETTEGAIDESIRHAITKMSYLHFTSTEEYRRRVIQLGEAPERVFKVGAMGVENILSIKLLSKEALEASIAFKLDKPYVVITFHPVTLEKNQVEQQFDALLSACDAHPEMQFIFTKANSDAHGRIINQKIDDYACKHENAIAFESLGMLRYLSALKYAQMIIGNSSSGLIEVPSFHIPTINIGDRQKGRIQGETVINCSPEKDAVLKAMDQANDPAFRESIQDAVNPYGDGKTSDRMIEVLADFLMNDRINLKKKFYDIEVLNV
- a CDS encoding glycosyltransferase is translated as MVNEKKKEPKISIIVPVYNVEKYLSRCIESLINQTLSDIEIILVNDASPDNSLSIMKKYQKQDPNRIVIIDSKVNKKQGGARNLGLAKACGEYICFVDSDDWVEKKLCEKVYERAISTNAEIIFYDALETKDGIQGIYLKMADEKNMGIITEEKRRRLILNPGSCWAKVYKRCLLLDNEIKYPENIFYEDNCQAHIPMLYVKKCDYIKEPLYNYFQDNINSTTKSVDIRKMSDRCQSAMLFIQEVQHRKLYETYKDEIDYVFLNYFYFTTAKALVLRFKKVPKKFLKK